In Elusimicrobiota bacterium, a genomic segment contains:
- a CDS encoding alpha/beta fold hydrolase → MATEDAWELALYRHEPPPGTKPKAVVLCQHAVFTNAASFDFPRGRGLASYLALKGFVVYRLDFRGHGFSRHRSGARPDFTYDDVGFKDIPAAVEFLRASHGGLPFFIIGHSLGGNTTTMLLSQRPDFPIDGLIALGVNVWMPSFEPDAKRRRQKRWAMTAMNWLTRFLGYFPAKRLGMGSENLPKGFMRQWCVWPDQDRWLSADRRVDYREDMNRIKMPILALAGADDWICPPESTRAFFGQTGGPVEYAMISRETHGCRRAGHMDLLVGRSMEKAWDEIARWLEVRLGRPI, encoded by the coding sequence GTGGCGACCGAAGACGCCTGGGAACTGGCTCTTTATCGCCATGAGCCGCCCCCGGGAACCAAGCCCAAGGCCGTCGTGCTTTGCCAGCACGCGGTTTTTACCAATGCCGCCAGCTTTGATTTCCCCCGGGGCCGCGGCTTGGCGTCTTATTTGGCTTTGAAAGGGTTCGTCGTTTATCGCCTCGATTTTCGCGGACACGGGTTTTCCCGGCACCGCTCGGGGGCGAGGCCTGATTTTACCTATGACGATGTCGGATTCAAAGATATTCCTGCTGCGGTTGAATTTTTAAGGGCGAGCCATGGGGGCCTGCCGTTTTTCATTATCGGACATTCCTTGGGCGGCAATACGACAACCATGCTTTTATCCCAGAGGCCTGATTTTCCGATTGACGGTTTGATTGCCTTGGGAGTGAATGTGTGGATGCCGTCTTTTGAGCCGGACGCCAAACGCCGACGGCAGAAACGTTGGGCCATGACCGCGATGAACTGGTTAACCCGGTTTTTGGGGTATTTTCCGGCTAAACGTTTGGGCATGGGATCGGAGAATTTGCCCAAGGGCTTTATGCGGCAGTGGTGCGTTTGGCCCGATCAAGACCGGTGGTTATCCGCGGACCGGCGCGTCGACTATAGAGAGGATATGAACCGGATCAAAATGCCGATTTTAGCTTTGGCCGGAGCCGATGACTGGATTTGCCCGCCGGAGTCAACGCGCGCGTTTTTTGGGCAAACCGGGGGCCCGGTCGAGTACGCCATGATCAGCCGCGAAACTCACGGTTGCCGCAGGGCCGGGCATATGGATTTATTGGTCGGCCGTTCCATGGAAAAAGCCTGGGACGAGATTGCGCGTTGGCTGGAGGTTAGACTCGGTAGGCCGATTTAG
- a CDS encoding ABC transporter permease subunit, which yields MAAALIAAILALFSWAAPGAQAEKPTLTIGSKRFPESYILAEIAAQTAEETGEARVIRKFGLGGTAIVYRALRTDAVDLYPEYTGTILEVILQTDRRLDLKEINQKLAAKGLATGGALGFDNSYALALPETLAAELGIRKISDLKKHADIRLGLSHEFLKRKDGYPGLKKAYRLNMKNITGLDHGLAYEGLAAGTIDATDVYTTDGKLLKFNLRILEDDLLFFPDYSGVFLYRKELEKLLPKTMAALDAMAGKISRQDMIAMNAQAELKGDDFASIASNYLHAIGSAPQKPANAPSAPSRRLAVLIKEHLILTGLSLFLAVLTGVPLGVLAGRRPKLGQITLAAAGIIQTIPSLALLCFMIPIAGIGERPAVIALFLYSLLPIVRNTLTALQSIEPKLTESAAALGLSSLEQLFLIQLPLSSRSILSGIKISAVINIGTATLAALIGAGGLGEPIVTGLALNDTAIILRGAIPAALLALLVHGLFEILDLCLIPKGLRLKQM from the coding sequence ATGGCAGCGGCGCTGATCGCCGCGATTCTTGCTTTGTTCTCCTGGGCCGCGCCCGGCGCTCAGGCTGAAAAACCGACGCTGACCATCGGCTCCAAGCGCTTCCCCGAATCCTATATCCTCGCCGAAATCGCGGCCCAAACAGCCGAAGAAACGGGCGAAGCTCGCGTCATCAGAAAATTCGGCCTGGGCGGAACAGCCATCGTTTACCGGGCTTTACGCACGGATGCCGTCGATCTCTACCCGGAGTATACGGGCACGATTCTCGAAGTCATATTACAAACCGACCGGCGGCTTGATTTGAAAGAAATCAACCAAAAGCTCGCCGCCAAAGGTCTGGCCACGGGCGGCGCCCTGGGTTTTGACAACAGCTACGCCTTAGCCCTGCCTGAAACCCTGGCCGCGGAGCTCGGAATACGCAAGATATCGGACTTAAAAAAGCACGCTGATATTCGCCTGGGCCTAAGCCATGAATTCTTGAAGCGAAAAGACGGATACCCGGGATTGAAAAAAGCCTATCGCCTCAATATGAAAAACATCACCGGGCTCGATCATGGGCTCGCTTACGAAGGACTGGCCGCAGGCACCATCGACGCGACGGACGTCTATACCACGGACGGCAAGCTGTTGAAATTCAACCTGCGGATACTCGAGGACGACCTTCTATTTTTTCCCGATTATTCCGGCGTTTTTCTCTACCGCAAAGAGTTGGAGAAACTCCTGCCCAAAACAATGGCGGCCCTGGACGCGATGGCCGGAAAAATCAGCCGGCAGGATATGATCGCCATGAACGCGCAGGCGGAGCTCAAAGGCGACGATTTCGCCTCCATCGCCTCGAATTATCTGCACGCCATCGGCTCCGCGCCGCAAAAACCGGCGAACGCCCCATCCGCGCCGTCGCGCAGATTGGCCGTTCTCATCAAAGAACACTTGATTCTAACGGGCCTGTCCCTTTTTCTGGCCGTTTTAACCGGTGTTCCGCTTGGGGTGTTGGCCGGCAGGCGCCCTAAGCTCGGACAAATAACCCTGGCGGCCGCCGGCATTATTCAAACCATACCCTCGCTGGCGCTCCTATGCTTTATGATCCCAATCGCCGGCATCGGCGAACGACCGGCAGTCATCGCCCTTTTTCTCTACAGCCTCTTGCCCATCGTCAGGAACACCCTGACCGCGCTTCAATCCATCGAACCCAAGCTCACGGAATCAGCCGCGGCCTTAGGCTTATCTTCCCTGGAACAACTGTTTTTAATCCAGCTTCCCCTCTCCTCCAGAAGCATTCTAAGCGGCATCAAGATTTCAGCCGTCATCAATATCGGAACAGCGACCCTGGCGGCTTTGATCGGGGCGGGCGGCCTGGGCGAGCCCATTGTCACCGGCTTGGCGTTAAATGACACCGCCATCATTTTAAGAGGCGCGATTCCGGCCGCGCTTTTGGCGCTTCTTGTTCATGGGCTGTTTGAAATTTTAGACCTCTGTTTAATTCCCAAGGGGTTGCGCCTAAAACAAATGTAG
- a CDS encoding ATP-binding cassette domain-containing protein produces MISIDSLGKSFGEHPAVRIERLEIPLRRTFAVIGPSGCGKSTLLRLIMRLIKPETGTIQINGLLMDDRSCRLLRQNIGYVIQEGGLFPHLTAGQNVALMAKRLGWPGERIRSRIEEIANLADIRPEELRRYPAELSGGQRQRISLMRAIMLDPAIILLDEPLGALDPMIRTRLQNDLKRIFNQLKKTIIWVTHDMAEAAFFGHEIVLMKDGRVVQQGPLAQLLENPSDTFVTEFILAQRPPEELVRWQRR; encoded by the coding sequence ATGATTTCCATCGATTCTCTCGGCAAGAGCTTCGGCGAACATCCGGCTGTTCGTATCGAGCGGCTGGAAATTCCCCTTCGCCGGACATTCGCCGTGATCGGACCTTCGGGCTGCGGCAAATCGACGCTCTTACGACTGATCATGCGCCTAATCAAGCCGGAAACAGGAACGATCCAAATCAACGGCCTGCTGATGGACGACCGATCCTGCCGCCTGTTGCGTCAAAACATAGGCTATGTCATTCAGGAAGGCGGGCTCTTCCCTCATCTGACCGCCGGGCAAAACGTCGCGCTGATGGCGAAAAGGCTGGGCTGGCCGGGCGAACGAATACGCAGCCGCATCGAAGAAATTGCGAATTTGGCCGACATCCGGCCGGAGGAACTCCGGCGTTATCCGGCCGAACTCTCCGGCGGGCAGCGCCAAAGAATCAGCCTGATGCGCGCGATCATGCTTGATCCGGCCATCATTCTCCTCGATGAGCCTCTTGGAGCGCTCGATCCCATGATCCGGACCCGCCTGCAGAACGACCTCAAGCGCATCTTCAACCAGCTCAAAAAAACCATTATCTGGGTGACTCACGATATGGCCGAGGCCGCTTTTTTCGGGCATGAAATCGTGCTGATGAAGGACGGGCGCGTCGTCCAGCAAGGCCCGCTGGCGCAGCTCTTGGAGAACCCGTCCGATACGTTCGTGACCGAATTTATTTTGGCCCAACGCCCTCCCGAGGAGCTTGTGCGATGGCAGCGGCGCTGA
- a CDS encoding alpha/beta fold hydrolase — translation MRRWGILLALLTGTAAWPQEPASPKTEAPLRRASGDARPAGGGSPADGWGGAVILEAKDGLRLSGQFYRPASTHAATWILLHGLGANKEEWKTFALELKKKGHGFLALDLRGHGESTQKKSGDSVTYESFPKNGPGSPWHLMIKDVDLAVKHITAHEISTSSIVLAGASLGANIALNYAAENPRIERVILLSPGLRYAGGLETEQAMKTYKGRVAIAVADNDGYAYFSAQKLKKLNPKTTFWVKPGAGHGVGLFDGKWEQRLFDWLNPPQPRKK, via the coding sequence ATGCGACGCTGGGGAATTTTACTGGCGCTTTTAACCGGGACCGCCGCCTGGCCCCAAGAACCGGCATCGCCCAAAACCGAAGCCCCCCTACGCAGAGCTTCGGGGGACGCTCGACCCGCCGGAGGCGGATCCCCGGCAGACGGTTGGGGCGGCGCCGTCATTCTTGAGGCTAAAGACGGCCTTCGGTTGTCGGGCCAATTCTACCGCCCGGCTTCAACCCATGCCGCGACCTGGATTCTCCTGCATGGCTTGGGCGCCAACAAAGAAGAATGGAAAACATTCGCTCTGGAGCTTAAAAAGAAAGGTCATGGATTCCTGGCCTTAGACTTGCGCGGCCACGGGGAAAGCACGCAGAAAAAATCCGGCGATTCCGTGACTTATGAATCATTTCCTAAAAACGGCCCCGGGTCCCCCTGGCACCTCATGATCAAGGATGTCGACCTGGCCGTCAAGCATATTACCGCCCACGAAATTTCAACGTCGAGCATTGTGCTGGCCGGCGCCAGCTTGGGCGCCAATATTGCCTTAAATTACGCGGCTGAAAATCCGCGCATCGAACGCGTTATTCTTTTATCTCCGGGCCTGCGTTATGCAGGCGGCCTTGAGACGGAACAGGCCATGAAAACCTACAAAGGCAGGGTGGCCATCGCCGTGGCCGATAACGACGGTTACGCCTATTTCAGCGCCCAGAAGCTTAAAAAACTCAACCCTAAAACCACGTTCTGGGTCAAACCAGGCGCCGGTCACGGCGTGGGTCTTTTCGACGGCAAATGGGAACAACGTCTCTTTGACTGGCTCAATCCTCCTCAGCCGCGAAAAAAATGA
- a CDS encoding (2Fe-2S) ferredoxin domain-containing protein: protein MIEKKIPYRKTVFVCTNVRDDGREACANPGRGGDVICEKLKTYVKEAGLGGQIRVARSGCLSLCRKGPNAFIYPDGVWQSGMREEDIPELIKKITAAST from the coding sequence ATGATTGAAAAAAAGATCCCTTATCGAAAAACCGTTTTTGTCTGCACCAATGTCAGGGATGACGGGCGCGAAGCCTGCGCCAATCCCGGCCGCGGCGGCGACGTGATTTGCGAGAAATTAAAAACTTACGTCAAGGAAGCGGGGCTGGGGGGGCAAATCCGCGTGGCCCGTTCCGGATGCCTCAGCCTCTGCCGCAAAGGACCGAACGCTTTTATTTATCCGGACGGCGTTTGGCAATCCGGCATGCGGGAAGAGGATATCCCCGAACTCATTAAAAAAATTACCGCTGCGTCCACTTAG